From one Solanum lycopersicum chromosome 12, SLM_r2.1 genomic stretch:
- the LOC101257337 gene encoding probable E3 ubiquitin-protein ligase XERICO — translation MGLSQYPTPADAGVLGVILVNTAISISIIKEILRSILRVIGIRIASWEDYSIEGPLDSLECRGSPPESYMEEFRSRTPAFRYDSLRISNHPEQECSVCLTKFEPDAGVNSLSCGHVFHKLCLEKWLRKFVKVTFQQQVQRVSSQRTCWCESGRSSCGICI, via the exons ATGGGCCTCTCACAATATCCAACTCCAGCAGATGCAGGAGTACTCGGTGTAATTCTAGTAAACACAGCCATATCCATCTCCATTATCAAGGAGATACTCCGTTCGATCCTTCGTGTGATTGGCATCCGTATCGCATCATGGGAAGACTATTCTATTGAAGGACCCTTGGACTCACTTGAATGCCGTGGAAGCCCACCAGAATCATACATGGAGGAGTTCAGAAGCCGAACGCCTGCATTTCGTTATGACTCGCTACGTATCTCTAACCACCCTGAACAAGAATGCTCTGTGTGCCTGACAAAATTTGAGCCTGATGCAGGGGTAAACAGCCTCTCATGTGGTCATGTTTTCCATAAGCTGTGTCTAGAGAAGTGGCTCAG AAAGTTTGTTAAAGTTACTTTCCAGCAGCAAGTTCAGAGAGTTTCGAGCCAACGGACATGCTGGTGCGAGTCAGGCCGGAGTTCCTGTGGTATCTGCATCTGA
- the LOC101257930 gene encoding zinc finger protein CONSTANS-LIKE 9-like gives MGYICEYCGEQRSIVYCRSDAACLCLSCDRNVHSANALSQRHSRTLICERCNSQPAVVRCVEERISLCQNCDWSGHASSSSGSSMHKRQALNSYTGCPSAAELSNIWSFLLDDPSIGDTCEQRMGSMSINDNRPRDGQDPQGKDNSQNVCAAVEANDMSISEKSNLLVESSMPTFDNKLHNMEPPIGSSSKGCYMGAKGSNLFEEDPYCDNLIMDAVDLSIENYEELFGDSLNYPDELFENENLDSFFGMKDIKGADYSYHGVNATEGLSNARVNTVQPTCSDAASADSIMSCKTDSILYFARQSSLSVSNQTGGECSAGDHQDCGVSPMLLMGEPPWCPPCPEISSTSTSRSNAVLRYKEKKKTRKFDKRVRYVSRKARADVRRRVKGRFIKAGDAYDYDPLPTRSY, from the exons atgggtTATATATGTGAATACTGTGGAGAGCAAAGATCAATTGTATATTGCCGGTCTGATGCAGCTTGCTTATGTTTGTCGTGTGATCGAAATGTCCATTCTGCAAATGCCCTTTCGCAACGTCATTCCAGGACGCTTATATGTGAAAGATGTAATTCACAACCAGCAGTTGTTAGATGTGTTGAGGAGAGAATATCTCTTTGCCAGAACTGTGATTGGTCAGGTCATGCTAGTTCTAGTTCAGGTTCATCAATGCACAAGAGACAAGCACTTAATTCTTATACGGGATGTCCTTCCGCTGCTGAACTTTCTAATATCTGGTCATTTTTATTAGATGACCCTTCAATTGGTGATACTTGTGAACAGAGAATGGGTTCAATGAGCATCAATGATAACCGTCCTAGAGATGGTCAAGATCCTCAAGGAAAGGACAATTCACAAAATGTGTGTGCTGCAGTCGAAGCAAACGACATGAGTATTTCAGAAAAATCGAATCTTTTAGTGGAATCGTCTATGCCTACTTTTGACAACAAGCTTCATAATATGGAACCGCCTATTGGATCTTCATCGAAG GGCTGCTATATGGGAGCAAAAGGCTCTAATTTATTTGAGGAGGATCCTTATTGTGATAATCTCATTATGGATGCGGTGGACTTGAGTATTGAGAATTATGAAGAGCTATTTGGTGATTCTCTCAATTATCCGGATGAGCTATTTGAGAATGAGAATTTGGATAGCTTCTTTGGGATGAAGGACATAAAAGGTGCCGACTACAGCTACCATGGTGTCAATGCTACCGAG GGATTATCAAATGCGCGTGTGAATACAGTGCAGCCAACATGTAGCGATGCAGCATCTGCAGATTCCATTATGAGCTGCAAAACGGATTCTATCCTTTACTTTGCTAGACAATCTAGTCTCTCAGTTTCCAACCAAACTGGTGGAGAATGCAGTGCTGGAGATCACCAAGACTGTGGAGTCTCCCCGATGCTCCTAATGGGCGAGCCACCATGGTGTCCTCCATGTCCTGAAATTTCATCGACATCGACTAGCAGGAGCAATGCTGTGTTACGCtacaaggaaaaaaagaagacaagGAA ATTTGACAAGCGAGTGAGATATGTTTCCCGTAAGGCAAGAGCTGATGTCAGAAGGCGTGTGAAGGGACGGTTTATCAAGGCTGGTGATGCTTACGACTATGATCCTCTCCCGACCAGAAGCTATTGA
- the LOC101257044 gene encoding uncharacterized protein: MVGRSPSLLSRNGSFRPENLGQNTLAIIGNLCFTIFVVGVLIFTIMAATYEPEDPLFHPSTKITNFLTSKSDATFKADDTVMKTGEDFIGANQKAFSTFINLTDVDVSLSATDSGTESDPDCHGKTDEPIDCNDPDVFHLLMRVAIEKFKDIHFYRFGKSVRGSNDSSCHMAWRFRPKDGKTAAFYKDYREFVVSRSENCTLSVVSIGEYHTGGNARKRKRKSKDRISGKSDEGFEKAAKTGGQNVALPEVGEAVNDSLPVVESESSFKRGKYLVYHGGGDRCKSMNHYLWSFMCALGEAQYLNRTLIMDLSICLSKIYTSSGVDEEGKDFRFYFDFEHLKNSASVLDQEQFWADWEKWHQKDGLSLHLVEDFRVTPMKLSEQKDTLIVRKFGNVEPDNYWYRVCEGETESVVQRPWHLVWKSRRLMDIVSAIASRLNWDYDSVHVVRGEKARNREMWPHLAEDTSPDSLLSSLKNKIDDGRNLYIATNEQETSFFNPLKDKYSTHFLGDYKDLWDEGSEWYLDTAKLHNGSPVEFDGYMRVSVDTEVFLRGKKQIETFNDLTKDCKDGINTCTSSS, translated from the coding sequence ATGGTGGGTCGATCGCCAAGTTTGCTGTCCCGGAATGGAAGTTTTAGGCCAGAAAATCTGGGGCAAAATACATTGGCAATTATAGGGAATCTCTGTTTCACTATATTTGTTGTTGGAGTTTTGATTTTTACTATAATGGCTGCAACTTATGAGCCTGAAGATCCTTTATTCCATCCTTCGACGAAAATCACTAATTTCCTTACGTCTAAATCTGACGCCACGTTTAAAGCTGATGACACTGTTATGAAGACTGGTGAGGACTTTATTGGTGCAAATCAGAAAGCATTTTCTACCTTCATAAACCTAACTGATGTCGACGTTTCGCTGTCAGCTACAGACAGTGGCACTGAGAGTGATCCTGATTGTCATGGGAAAACTGATGAACCAATTGATTGTAATGATCCAGATGTGTTTCATTTGTTGATGAGAGTAGCTATTGAGAAGTTCAAGGATATACATTTTTACAGATTTGGGAAGTCAGTCCGTGGATCGAATGATAGTTCGTGCCACATGGCTTGGCGGTTTAGGCCTAAGGATGGAAAGACTGCTGCTTTTTACAAGGATTACCGCGAGTTTGTGGTTTCTAGGTCGGAGAACTGTACGCTTAGTGTGGTGAGCATTGGAGAGTATCATACTGGTGGAAATGCTCGGAAAAGGAAGAGAAAGAGCAAGGACAGAATTTCTGGTAAGTCAGACGAGGGGTTTGAGAAAGCTGCGAAGACAGGGGGGCAAAACGTTGCTCTGCCTGAGGTTGGTGAAGCTGTGAATGACTCACTTCCTGTGGTGGAATCAGAGAGTTCTTTCAAGCGCGGTAAGTATTTGGTATATCATGGAGGTGGAGATAGGTGCAAGAGCATGAACCATTATCTCTGGAGCTTCATGTGTGCGTTAGGCGAGGCACAATACTTGAACAGAACATTGATAATGGACTTGAGTATTTGTTTATCGAAGATATACACTTCATCCGGCGTAGACGAGGAAGGAAAGGATTTCAGGTTTTACTTCGACTTTGAGCATTTAAAGAATTCAGCATCAGTTCTTGATCAGGAACAGTTTTGGGCCGATTGGGAAAAATGGCACCAAAAAGATGGACTATCTCTCCATCTTGTCGAAGATTTTAGAGTTACACCAATGAAGTTATCTGAACAGAAGGATACTTTAATCGTTAGGAAATTTGGTAACGTGGAGCCAGATAATTACTGGTACAGAGTATGTGAGGGTGAGACAGAATCTGTTGTTCAACGGCCATGGCATTTGGTATGGAAGTCAAGACGTTTGATGGACATTGTCTCAGCTATTGCCTCTAGGTTGAATTGGGATTATGACTCGGTACATGTTGTGAGAGGCGAGAAGGCTAGGAACCGTGAAATGTGGCCACATCTTGCTGAAGATACTTCTCCAGACTCTCTTCTATCTAGTTTGAAAAACAAGATAGATGATGGAAGGAACCTATATATCGCGACAAATGAACAAGAGACATCTTTTTTCAATCCTTTAAAGGATAAGTACTCAACACATTTCCTCGGCGACTATAAGGATCTTTGGGATGAAGGCAGTGAATGGTATTTAGACACAGCAAAACTTCACAATGGAAGTCCTGTCGAATTTGATGGTTACATGAGAGTTTCAGTTGACACTGAAGTTTTCTTGAGAGGTAAAAAGCAAATCGAGACATTTAACGATCTTACTAAAGACTGCAAGGATGGTATCAATACCTGCACTTCTTCCAGCTGA